The following coding sequences lie in one Corynebacterium anserum genomic window:
- the rph gene encoding ribonuclease PH, with translation MAKETSFTRADGRATNELRPVRITRGFTTNPAGSVLVEFGNTRVMCTASVEFGVPRFKKDSGEGWLTAEYSMLPSATHERMPRESMRGKVKGRTHEISRLVGRALRAAVDLTELGENTIAIDCDVLQADGGTRTAAITGAYVALADALAYLQKEGVVPGHPLRKPVAAVSVGIIDGVACLDLPYEEDSRADVDMNVVMTEEGRFVEIQGTGEHSEFTREELNDMLALAEEGLQQLIAVQKAVLKESLD, from the coding sequence ATGGCTAAAGAAACCTCTTTCACCCGCGCGGATGGACGCGCAACTAATGAATTACGCCCAGTACGCATCACTCGCGGTTTCACCACCAACCCGGCTGGATCCGTTCTGGTGGAGTTCGGTAACACCCGGGTAATGTGCACCGCCTCCGTCGAGTTTGGGGTACCACGCTTTAAGAAGGATTCTGGGGAGGGGTGGCTCACTGCAGAATATTCGATGTTGCCTTCTGCCACCCATGAGCGCATGCCTCGCGAATCTATGCGTGGCAAGGTGAAGGGACGCACTCATGAGATCTCTCGTCTCGTGGGGCGTGCCTTGAGGGCCGCAGTGGATCTGACGGAGTTGGGGGAGAACACCATTGCTATTGACTGTGACGTATTGCAAGCAGACGGCGGAACTCGCACGGCGGCAATCACTGGGGCATATGTCGCTTTGGCGGATGCATTGGCCTATCTGCAAAAGGAAGGAGTAGTGCCGGGGCATCCGTTACGTAAGCCTGTGGCGGCTGTCTCCGTGGGCATTATTGACGGTGTTGCTTGTTTGGATTTGCCGTATGAGGAGGATTCCCGTGCGGACGTGGATATGAATGTTGTCATGACAGAAGAAGGCCGGTTCGTGGAAATCCAAGGAACGGGTGAACATAGTGAATTCACCCGTGAGGAACTTAATGACATGCTGGCCCTAGCAGAGGAAGGGTTGCAACAGCTTATTGCTGTGCAGAAAGCGGTATTGAAGGAGAGCCTGGACTAA
- the clpS gene encoding ATP-dependent Clp protease adapter ClpS, translating to MTSPAAPTATPVEEKVPDMVTDANLPWLCICWDDPVNLMSYVTYVFQTTLGYSRKKATELMMKVHTEGKAVVSSGERDKVEVDVKKLQMAGLWATMQRSDG from the coding sequence ATGACGTCACCTGCAGCCCCTACAGCAACACCCGTTGAGGAAAAGGTTCCTGACATGGTCACGGATGCCAATTTACCGTGGCTGTGCATTTGTTGGGATGATCCCGTGAACCTCATGAGTTACGTAACCTATGTTTTTCAAACCACCTTGGGCTATTCGCGTAAGAAGGCCACGGAATTGATGATGAAGGTACACACTGAAGGAAAAGCCGTGGTCAGCTCCGGTGAGCGCGACAAAGTTGAGGTTGATGTGAAAAAGCTCCAGATGGCCGGTCTGTGGGCAACCATGCAGCGTTCGGATGGCTAA
- a CDS encoding MBL fold metallo-hydrolase: MELIVLGCSGSVAGPESAASGYFLRGSSGENVLLDMGPGVLAAIQRTPEVDPSQCHVIFSHMHADHCLDFPSLLVWRRYHPTAPATVRHKLIGPQMAQIHLQRAGGDYPDQPDNIEDTFDVLVHQVGEGDFDATIWPVYEVGELRVFSAPAVHTTESYLTRIQDSDGTSIVYTGDTAPTDVLPRFARGADLLVCEATWGECGGDKPEGMHMAGCDAGKAAREAGVKTLLLTHIPPWGDEEATFRGARSEFEGEILIAKSGMKLIF; the protein is encoded by the coding sequence ATGGAACTGATTGTCTTGGGCTGTTCAGGAAGCGTTGCAGGGCCGGAATCTGCAGCATCGGGGTACTTCCTGCGTGGAAGTTCAGGGGAAAACGTCCTTCTTGACATGGGGCCAGGAGTTTTGGCTGCCATCCAGCGCACGCCAGAGGTAGATCCTTCTCAATGCCATGTGATTTTTTCGCACATGCATGCGGATCACTGCTTGGATTTTCCATCGCTCCTCGTGTGGCGTCGGTACCATCCCACAGCCCCCGCCACGGTGAGGCACAAACTCATCGGACCCCAAATGGCGCAGATTCACCTGCAACGCGCGGGCGGCGATTACCCCGATCAGCCAGACAACATCGAGGACACGTTCGATGTGCTTGTTCATCAGGTGGGCGAGGGGGACTTCGACGCCACCATATGGCCTGTCTACGAGGTGGGAGAACTTCGGGTATTTTCCGCTCCGGCCGTACACACCACAGAGAGCTACCTCACCAGAATCCAGGATTCTGATGGAACCAGCATTGTCTACACCGGTGATACCGCTCCGACCGATGTGTTGCCACGATTCGCACGAGGTGCCGATCTTTTGGTGTGCGAGGCGACGTGGGGAGAATGCGGGGGTGATAAGCCAGAAGGCATGCACATGGCTGGTTGCGATGCTGGCAAGGCAGCCCGGGAAGCAGGAGTGAAGACCCTGCTGTTGACCCACATCCCACCATGGGGAGATGAAGAGGCGACGTTCCGGGGAGCCCGTTCGGAATTCGAAGGGGAGATTCTTATAGCGAAGTCCGGGATGAAGCTCATCTTCTAA
- a CDS encoding rhomboid family intramembrane serine protease, which translates to MYNQPYDSQPFNQRPGRRGAPRITGQADMAGRGRRNQPLMVTRAGTRMMSALSTTVTFLVLIWAVQIVNALSGYRLTAFGIRPHDVEGIWGIMFAPFIHASFAHLIANTVVAAILLFIVALSGSGAVVVSTVMSMLVGGFGVWFFAQPYSVHVGSSILIYGWLAFLVTRGFFTGRIGQILVGIVVACVYGGMLWGVLPGQSGISWQGHLFGALGGLMAGWMSSGSRSH; encoded by the coding sequence GTGTATAACCAGCCCTATGATTCTCAGCCATTTAATCAGCGCCCTGGTCGACGAGGCGCTCCCAGAATAACTGGGCAAGCCGATATGGCAGGTCGGGGTAGGCGGAACCAGCCTCTTATGGTGACCCGCGCAGGTACGCGCATGATGTCCGCGTTGAGCACTACCGTCACGTTTTTAGTCCTCATTTGGGCCGTGCAGATCGTCAATGCGCTGTCTGGTTACCGGCTTACTGCCTTTGGTATTCGTCCGCATGACGTGGAGGGAATCTGGGGCATCATGTTCGCCCCATTTATTCATGCTAGTTTTGCCCACCTCATAGCGAATACTGTGGTGGCGGCGATTTTGCTGTTCATCGTGGCGTTATCGGGAAGCGGGGCTGTGGTTGTCAGCACTGTCATGAGCATGCTCGTGGGCGGCTTTGGGGTGTGGTTCTTCGCCCAGCCGTATTCGGTGCATGTCGGCTCGTCAATCCTCATTTATGGTTGGCTCGCGTTCCTGGTGACTCGTGGCTTTTTTACGGGAAGAATCGGTCAGATTCTGGTGGGGATCGTTGTGGCGTGCGTCTACGGCGGTATGCTCTGGGGCGTTTTACCAGGGCAGTCGGGGATCAGTTGGCAAGGGCACCTTTTTGGAGCGCTAGGGGGCCTTATGGCCGGATGGATGAGTTCCGGGTCGCGTTCTCATTGA
- the murI gene encoding glutamate racemase has protein sequence MAKGLSDALPEDSIDVSVGAVADVSGSSYNNAPIGMFDSGVGGLTVARTVVDQLPHESIIYIGDTANAPYGDKPLEQVRQCAAAVADELVDRGCKMIVVACNSASAAFIDYAREHYDIPVVEVILPAVRRATAATRNGKVGVIGTAATVESGAYARTFEKHAGEGVEVYQQACPLFVPFVERGITTGRQILGITENYLESLKDADVDTVVLGCTHYPLLSGVVQLVMGDNVTLVSSAEETAKTVYRLLSESGQLADTDPQRSVRLSFESTGDPARFASLATRFLGPAITSVSHIPEILR, from the coding sequence ATGGCGAAAGGCCTAAGCGATGCGTTGCCTGAAGACTCTATTGACGTGTCGGTAGGGGCTGTGGCCGATGTGTCGGGGAGTTCTTATAACAACGCCCCGATTGGCATGTTTGACTCAGGGGTGGGTGGCCTGACAGTGGCTCGCACTGTGGTGGATCAGCTACCTCATGAGTCCATCATTTACATTGGCGATACCGCAAACGCCCCCTATGGTGATAAGCCGCTGGAACAGGTGCGCCAATGTGCTGCTGCCGTGGCGGATGAACTGGTGGACCGCGGCTGCAAGATGATCGTTGTGGCTTGCAATTCTGCCTCGGCTGCGTTTATCGATTATGCGCGTGAGCATTACGACATTCCGGTCGTCGAAGTCATCCTGCCAGCTGTGCGGCGAGCAACAGCAGCCACCCGTAACGGAAAGGTAGGAGTGATTGGAACGGCGGCGACTGTGGAGTCCGGAGCCTATGCCCGTACTTTCGAAAAGCACGCAGGTGAAGGGGTGGAAGTCTATCAACAAGCGTGCCCGTTGTTCGTTCCTTTCGTGGAACGGGGCATCACTACAGGACGCCAAATCTTGGGCATTACTGAGAACTATTTAGAATCATTAAAAGACGCAGATGTGGACACCGTAGTACTGGGATGCACTCACTATCCGTTGTTGAGTGGAGTGGTTCAGTTGGTGATGGGGGACAATGTGACGCTGGTGTCTTCCGCGGAGGAGACAGCAAAAACTGTGTATCGGCTGCTTAGCGAATCAGGTCAATTGGCTGATACCGACCCGCAGCGTTCCGTCAGACTTAGCTTCGAATCAACGGGAGACCCCGCACGTTTTGCTTCTCTCGCAACTCGGTTTTTGGGACCCGCTATTACTTCGGTGTCTCATATTCCAGAAATCTTGCGTTAG
- a CDS encoding P1 family peptidase → MSLELFGCRPGPHNALMDVRGLGVGHATCEDGSGDSGVSVIVAPGGAVAGVDVRGGGPGTRETDLLNPENTVDAIHAVALCGGSAFGLDATSGVMAVLEKHGIGFPVLGDSAPDKKIPIVSAAVIFDLLLGRWDSRPDMTTGAHATRAALRALALAEGDEEDDQPYSSDNIGAGRGASAGALKGGFGQASAVFPAGTLLAGTTVSAAVVVNPQGGVVNPANGVPWGVAAELEGEFAACPQTRLEEAVVERLRTMNLWGTKIAPQMVGVASDESESTPHSATSLNTTIGVVATDATLTKAQAKRLALAAHDGLARAIRPAHMPMDGDTLFGLSTGSDAQPVNPVELSMLSAVGANCVERAIVHAVLAAESAFGVPSYRELIDRTSNTE, encoded by the coding sequence ATGTCCTTGGAGCTTTTCGGTTGTAGACCCGGTCCGCATAATGCCTTGATGGATGTGCGCGGGTTGGGCGTGGGTCATGCGACGTGTGAGGACGGTTCCGGTGATTCCGGTGTTAGCGTCATAGTCGCGCCGGGCGGCGCGGTGGCTGGTGTGGATGTGCGCGGTGGCGGGCCGGGTACGCGCGAGACGGATCTTCTCAACCCGGAGAATACTGTGGATGCCATTCACGCCGTCGCTTTGTGCGGAGGCTCGGCCTTTGGTCTCGACGCCACATCGGGTGTCATGGCGGTACTCGAGAAACACGGCATTGGGTTCCCCGTACTGGGCGATAGCGCTCCCGATAAGAAAATCCCCATTGTTTCCGCGGCGGTGATTTTTGATCTGCTGTTGGGACGTTGGGATTCGCGGCCGGATATGACCACGGGTGCACACGCCACGCGAGCGGCACTGCGGGCGCTGGCGCTCGCGGAAGGCGATGAGGAGGATGACCAACCTTATTCTTCGGACAATATAGGAGCGGGGCGTGGCGCGTCTGCTGGCGCTCTGAAAGGAGGCTTTGGGCAGGCCAGCGCTGTTTTCCCAGCTGGCACCCTATTGGCTGGCACTACGGTGTCCGCAGCCGTGGTGGTGAATCCGCAGGGCGGTGTTGTTAATCCGGCTAATGGTGTGCCGTGGGGCGTGGCTGCGGAATTAGAGGGGGAATTCGCCGCGTGTCCCCAGACTCGGTTGGAGGAGGCCGTAGTGGAACGCCTGCGCACGATGAATCTGTGGGGGACTAAGATCGCCCCACAGATGGTGGGGGTGGCGTCGGATGAGAGTGAGTCCACACCCCACAGTGCTACGAGTCTGAATACCACTATTGGAGTAGTGGCTACCGACGCCACACTGACCAAGGCGCAAGCAAAGCGCCTGGCGTTGGCCGCTCACGATGGTCTCGCTCGCGCGATTCGCCCGGCGCACATGCCCATGGACGGTGATACGCTGTTCGGCCTGTCCACAGGGTCTGACGCACAGCCGGTGAATCCGGTAGAACTGTCAATGCTTTCAGCCGTAGGTGCTAACTGTGTGGAGCGAGCGATTGTTCACGCTGTTCTCGCGGCAGAAAGCGCCTTTGGCGTCCCCTCATACCGTGAATTGATCGATCGTACTAGCAACACGGAGTAG
- a CDS encoding DUF2017 domain-containing protein translates to MDAWTKKKSMMRGTRYITRLEPLEREMLGDSASLVANQLMERVRTAPKDELAEMTGMPSGHAEAPDNPALARLLPSYFADGAEEVEGDAALMRQLNETDIIRQKLLNLRVLCDVLGPDGSVNISLTESEAAMWTNALADIRSYHYEQLKQLIAEKGEDAEQVIQANQYMDWLGSHLDSLMYAMMGDLDLNDLE, encoded by the coding sequence ATGGATGCATGGACCAAGAAGAAAAGCATGATGCGAGGTACCCGCTACATCACGCGCCTGGAACCGCTGGAACGGGAGATGCTGGGTGATAGTGCGTCGTTGGTGGCCAACCAGCTGATGGAGCGAGTGCGTACCGCACCAAAAGATGAGTTGGCTGAAATGACAGGAATGCCTTCCGGTCACGCGGAAGCGCCGGATAATCCAGCGCTGGCGCGCCTGCTGCCTAGCTATTTCGCAGATGGCGCTGAGGAGGTGGAGGGAGATGCTGCCCTCATGCGCCAACTTAACGAGACCGATATCATCCGTCAGAAGTTGCTGAACTTGCGGGTGCTGTGCGATGTTCTCGGCCCGGATGGTTCCGTGAATATTTCTCTCACTGAGTCGGAAGCAGCGATGTGGACAAATGCTCTGGCAGACATTCGCTCTTATCACTATGAACAGCTCAAACAGCTCATCGCTGAGAAGGGTGAAGATGCCGAGCAAGTAATTCAAGCTAATCAGTACATGGATTGGCTGGGTAGCCATTTAGATTCGCTCATGTATGCGATGATGGGCGACCTTGACCTCAACGACTTGGAATAA
- a CDS encoding non-canonical purine NTP pyrophosphatase — MRVLVASRNAKKLKELNRVLEAEGITGIELVTLSDVEEYAETPETGRDFVDNARIKTSDGVRHTGLVTIADDSGIAVDELRGMPGVLSARWAGQHGNDAANNALLLAQLSDTPDERRGAHYVSVCVMQLPEDVASSAGMDTEYVGEGHWRGTILREERGEGGFGYDPLFSPVEESGTSVAELSPERKDELSHRGKALAQLVPALRQLSRLEH; from the coding sequence ATGCGCGTTCTGGTGGCATCGCGTAACGCAAAAAAACTTAAGGAACTCAACCGTGTTCTGGAGGCAGAAGGCATTACGGGAATTGAGTTGGTGACCTTGAGCGATGTTGAGGAGTATGCAGAGACTCCGGAAACGGGCCGAGATTTCGTCGATAATGCTCGGATTAAGACCAGCGATGGTGTGCGCCACACCGGGCTAGTTACCATCGCCGATGATTCGGGTATTGCCGTGGATGAACTGCGTGGCATGCCGGGTGTACTGTCGGCGCGTTGGGCGGGTCAGCACGGAAACGACGCCGCTAATAATGCTTTGCTACTCGCCCAGTTGAGTGACACACCTGATGAACGCCGTGGTGCACACTATGTGTCTGTGTGCGTGATGCAATTGCCGGAAGATGTTGCGTCGTCGGCTGGGATGGACACAGAGTATGTAGGTGAGGGCCACTGGCGTGGCACTATTTTGCGAGAAGAACGCGGCGAGGGCGGCTTTGGGTATGATCCACTGTTCTCTCCAGTGGAGGAGTCGGGCACGTCAGTAGCGGAGCTCAGTCCCGAACGCAAAGATGAACTGTCCCATCGCGGTAAAGCTTTGGCTCAGCTCGTGCCGGCTTTGCGTCAGCTCAGTAGACTTGAGCATTAA